The sequence CGCAGCCTACCGTCACCCCAGAACCGGAGGCCACCGTCACGCCCGGACCTAGGCCCACACCACGGCCCGTTGGTCCCCGAATCACCCGCGCCATCTTCGCCCCGGCGATCAACGAGTACGACCAACCCGTCACCGTGGTGCAGTCCTTCCCCAGCGGCACCGAGGACATCTTCCTTGTCTTCGATTTCGCTGGGTTCGTGGATGGCCCCGTCTTCCAGCCCATGCTGGATTACGAGGGTACGCTCTATGACAACATATGGTCCCCATACAGCTGGGGCTGGGGCCCAACGGGCACATCCTGGCTTAGCATCCATGCCGAACCCCTTGCTGATGGCCTCTACCAGTTCATCCTGTACTTCGACAACCAGGAGGTGGGGACCGCTTCTGTCAGAGTGGGGGGTCCGGCCGATACCGGACCGTCGCTGGCCAACATAACTTTCACCGCCGGAGGCGCGAAGGGTTACCTGCTCCCCGCCGGCGCCGACCGGGTTGATGTCACCTTCGACTACCGTAACATGACGCCGAGCGACAGCTGGTCCTACGTGTGGTATCTCGACGGTGAAGAGATCGACAGCGGCCAGGGCGGGACCCTGCCCGGCACTTCGGGTACTGCCGACTTCGCCCTGACGGCGCGAGGAGGCCTGGAGGAAGGTGTCTTCAGGCTGGACCTCTATGTCGGAGACCGCCTATCGGCCACCTCTGACTTCCTGGCCACCAGCCAGGCAGAGCAGGACTTCTTCGGTCCCATCACCTTCGCCGAAGGTGTGGACCGCAACGACCAGCCAGTGAACCCGGGAACCGTGTTCCGGTACGGCCTCAAGGAATTGTATGCCTTCTTCGACTACCGAGGCATGCAAGATGGTTGGGAGTGGTCCCGTCAGTGGTACATAGATGGCCGGTCCGTGACCTCGATGGCCGACACCTGGGCCTTCGGCGAAAGCGGCGAGGACTTCTGGGTTGCCATCAACAGCAGCAGGGACCCGCTGCCTCAAGGGGAGTACCTGCTGGAGCTCTATGTGCGAGGCGAGTTGGTGCAGCAGGCAACCTGCACCATCGGCGGCGGCCCAGCGCCTACGCCCACTCCCTTGCCGCCCAGAGCCGGCGTAGAGATGTACGGCACGATCTACGACGCCGCTACCGGGCGCGGCATCAAGGGAGCCTTTTTCCTGGTCCTTCAGCCTGGCATCACCACCGCCACGTTCACCTGGGACGAGAATCAGGTCTACACCTGGGCCGAGACGGACCAATGGGGCTACTACGAACTGGCCTTGCCCCTTGTGCGCGGCGAGACCTACAGCATGATCGTGGGGGCCGAAGGTTATGTCCTCATCGCCGAGGATGGCATCTACATCGGCCAGGACGCCGAGCCGTCGTACCAGATTGACATCGCCTTGACTCGCATAAGGTAGACGCTGGTGGGCAGGGGCGCCAGGGCGTGGCCAGCGCCCCTGCCCACCGCGATGGGTATGGACGCGGAGGGAGAATGGGACTGAGGCGCAGTCTACCGATCGTGGCCCTCGCCGTTGTCATGGTCTCGCTGCTGATCTCGCCGGCCGCCAAGGCCCTGGACCGCCCCACTACCCAGAGGGTGATGAGCGCCGTGGTGCAGTTCATCGCCGTGGACGAGGGCAGGCGAGGCGTCCTGATCCCCAAGTGGACGGGCTCGGGCACCATCGTTTCCCCCGACGGATTGGTGCTCACCAACTGCCACGTGGCCAATCCCGTATCCATGTACGGCGGGGCTGAGTTCGAGTACGACCTGCTCATCGTGGCCATCACCATACGCTCAGACGAGCCACCGCGGCCCACGTACATAGCCGAGGTGGTGCAATACAGCCCTGACTTGGACCTGGCCGTGGTGAGGCTCGCGAGAAGCATCGACGGATCGGCCATAGATCCCGGCAGCCTCAACCTGCCCTACGTGCCCCTTGGGGACTCGGATCAACTCGAGATAGGCGACACCGTGTCCATCTTCGGGTATCCCGGGATAGGCGGCGAGACCATCACTTTCACCAGCGGCAACGTCAGCGGCTTCTCTAGCGCCCGGGGCATCCAGGGGCGCGCCTGGATCAAGACCGACGCCACCGTAGCCGGGGGAAACAGCGGCGGCACTGCGGTGGACGACCAGGGCTTCCTGGTCGGTGTGCCCACCAAGTTCGGCTCCGGCGATGACCTACGGCTGGACTGCCGTCCCTACGCCGACACCAACAACGACGGCAGGATAGACGAGAACGATGCCTGCATACCCATGGGTGGTTTCATCAATGCCCTGCGTCCAATCAACCTGGCCCTTCCGCTCATTGACGCCGCCCAACGAGGACTGCACATGCAGCCCTCCCCTACCTCCGAGCCCTCCAGGCAACCCGCCAGCGGCAAGGCCTCAGTCAGTCGTC comes from Anaerolineae bacterium and encodes:
- a CDS encoding trypsin-like peptidase domain-containing protein, which produces MSMRAKHLPLVALALMVLLAWFGSDMAAAQGPRQHDANLPTVVQLTAVDEGRGGRLTAKWTGTGTLISADGLILTNCQVAIPRVIWDDRLFDYDLLVVSLVVQPGQPPQPTYVAEVVQYDAALDLAVARITQRLDGSPVTPRSLGLPFASVGDSDALQAGDSLQVLGYPGLGADMASLEAQVTRFASGRGVAGRAWIGTDADLGGGISGAPAFDAQGSVVGVVAVGAAGSADDVLHCRYMDDTNGDGLVDQNDQCTNTGGSTNAIRPINLAATIIQAASLGVEPQPTSLPFPTAIPQPTVTPEPEATVTPGPRPTPRPVGPRITRAIFAPAINEYDQPVTVVQSFPSGTEDIFLVFDFAGFVDGPVFQPMLDYEGTLYDNIWSPYSWGWGPTGTSWLSIHAEPLADGLYQFILYFDNQEVGTASVRVGGPADTGPSLANITFTAGGAKGYLLPAGADRVDVTFDYRNMTPSDSWSYVWYLDGEEIDSGQGGTLPGTSGTADFALTARGGLEEGVFRLDLYVGDRLSATSDFLATSQAEQDFFGPITFAEGVDRNDQPVNPGTVFRYGLKELYAFFDYRGMQDGWEWSRQWYIDGRSVTSMADTWAFGESGEDFWVAINSSRDPLPQGEYLLELYVRGELVQQATCTIGGGPAPTPTPLPPRAGVEMYGTIYDAATGRGIKGAFFLVLQPGITTATFTWDENQVYTWAETDQWGYYELALPLVRGETYSMIVGAEGYVLIAEDGIYIGQDAEPSYQIDIALTRIR